In Miscanthus floridulus cultivar M001 chromosome 5, ASM1932011v1, whole genome shotgun sequence, one genomic interval encodes:
- the LOC136452371 gene encoding ATP synthase subunit epsilon, mitochondrial isoform X2 translates to MSATTAAVPFWRAAGMTYIGYSNICAALVRNCLKEPFKSEAASREKVHFSISKWADGKQEKPMQRAPALCGVWGRVLVASLTLACAMRGDRDSNPGPSGHRRCPLRR, encoded by the exons ATGTCGGCGACCACGGCGGCGGTGCCCTTCTGGCGGGCGGCGGGGATGACCTACATCGGCTACTCCAACATCTGCGCTGCGCTGGTCCGGAACTGCCTCAAGGAGCCCTTCAAGTCCGAGGCCGCGTCCCGCGAGAAGGTCCATTTCTCCATCTCCAAGTGGGCTGACGGCAAGCAGGAGAAGCCCA tgcagagagctcccgctctgtgcggggtctggggaagggtgttagtggcaagccttaccctcgcctgtgcaatgcgaggagaccgcgactcgaacccgggaccttccggtcacaggcg CTGTCCGCTCAGAAGATGA
- the LOC136452371 gene encoding ATP synthase subunit epsilon, mitochondrial isoform X1, with protein MSATTAAVPFWRAAGMTYIGYSNICAALVRNCLKEPFKSEAASREKVHFSISKWADGKQEKPKSSRSVRGLGKGVSGKPYPRLCNARRPRLEPGTFRSQALSAQKMNKGLVPW; from the exons ATGTCGGCGACCACGGCGGCGGTGCCCTTCTGGCGGGCGGCGGGGATGACCTACATCGGCTACTCCAACATCTGCGCTGCGCTGGTCCGGAACTGCCTCAAGGAGCCCTTCAAGTCCGAGGCCGCGTCCCGCGAGAAGGTCCATTTCTCCATCTCCAAGTGGGCTGACGGCAAGCAGGAGAAGCCCA agagctcccgctctgtgcggggtctggggaagggtgttagtggcaagccttaccctcgcctgtgcaatgcgaggagaccgcgactcgaacccgggaccttccggtcacaggcg CTGTCCGCTCAGAAGATGAATAAAGGTCTGGTGCCATGGTGA